Proteins encoded by one window of Rhinolophus ferrumequinum isolate MPI-CBG mRhiFer1 chromosome 13, mRhiFer1_v1.p, whole genome shotgun sequence:
- the LBX2 gene encoding transcription factor LBX2 — MSSGPEPRTARTPFSIADILGPHMVPRGPPASQLPERSPGPTPPLCALEELTSNAFRGLDGHAPQPSEGHVAPGALGRDQAGRRRRKSRTAFTAQQVLELERRFVFQKYLAPSERDRLAARLGLANAQVVTWFQNRRAKLKRDVEEMRADVASLRALPREAQGGLALPDGAPGLGPTPPDSRAHLSDEEIQVDT, encoded by the exons ATGAGCTCGGGACCCGAGCCCCGGACAGCCCGGACACCGTTCAGCATCGCAGACATCCTAGGCCCACACATGGTTCCCCGAGGACCCCCTGCGTCGCAGCTTCCAGAGCGGAGCCCAGGTCCCACGCCGCCGCTGTGCGCGTTGGAAGAGCTGACTAGTAATGCTTTCCGCGGACTTGACGGGCACGCTCCGCAGCCCTCTGAAG GCCATGTGGCCCCAGGCGCTCTGGGCCGCGACCAGGCTGGCCGCAGACGGCGAAAGTCACGCACAGCGTTCACCGCGCAGCAGGTGCTGGAGCTGGAGCGGCGCTTCGTCTTCCAGAAGTACCTGGCGCCATCCGAGCGAGACCGGCTGGCAGCGAGGCTCGGCCTGGCCAACGCGCAGGTCGTTACGTGGTTCCAGAACCGGCGCGCCAAGCTCAAGAGGGACGTGGAGGAGATGCGCGCGGACGTGGCCTCGCTGCGCGCGCTGCCCCGCGAAGCCCAGGGCGGTCTCGCGCTGCCCGACGGCGCCCCGGGCCTCGGCCCCACACCGCCCGACTCCCGGGCCCACCTGTCAGACGAGGAGATACAGGTGGACACTTGA
- the PCGF1 gene encoding polycomb group RING finger protein 1 isoform X2, whose product MASPQGGQIAIAMRLRNQLQSVYKMDPLRNEEEVRVKIKDLNEHIVCCLCAGYFVDATTITECLHTFCKSCIVKYLQTSKYCPMCNIKIHETQPLLNLKLDRVMQDIVYKLVPGLQDSEEKRIREFYQSRGLDRVTQPSGEEPALSNLGLPFSSFDHSKAHYYRYDEQLSLCLERLSSGKDKSKSILQNKYVRCSVRAEVRHLRRVLCHRLMLNPQHVQLLFDNEVLPDHMTMKQIWLSRWFGKPSPLLLQYSVKEKRR is encoded by the exons ATGGCGTCTCCTCAGGGGGGCCAGATTGCGATCGCGATGAGGCTTCGGAACCAGCTCCAGTCAGTATACAAGATGGATCCGCTACGGAACGAG GAGGAGGTCCGAGTAaagatcaaagatctaaatgagCACATCGTCTGCTGCCTGTGCGCTGGCTACTTCGTGGATGCTACCACCATCACAGAGTGTCTTCATACTT TCTGCAAGAGTTGTATTGTGAAGTACCTCCAAACCAGCAAGTATTGCCCCATGTGCAACATCAAGATCCATGAGACACAGCCACTGCTCAACCTCAAACTGGACCGGGTCATGCAGGACATCGTATACAAGCTAGTGCCTGGCTTGCAAGACA GTGAAGAGAAGCGGATTCGAGAATTCTACCAGTCCCGAGGGTTGGACCGAGTCACCCAGCCTAGTGGGGAAG AGCCAGCCCTGAGCAACCTCGGCCTTCCCTTCAGCAGCTTTGACCACTCTAAAGCCCATTACTATCGATATGATGAGCAGCTGAGCCTATGCCTAGAGCGGCTGAG TTCTGGCAAAGACAAGAGTAAAAGCATCCTGCAG AACAAATATGTCCGATGTTCTGTTAGAGCTGAGGTTCGCCATCTCCGGAGGGTCTTATGTCATCGTTTGATGCTAAATCCCCAGCAT GTACAACTCCTTTTTGACAACGAAGTTCTCCCTGATCATATGACCATGAAGCAGATATGGCTGTCCCGCTGGTTCGGCAAG CCATCCCCTTTGCTTTTACAATACAGTGTGAAAGAGAAGAGGAGGTAG
- the TLX2 gene encoding T-cell leukemia homeobox protein 2, with translation MEPAVLASHNHPHHEPISFGIDQILSCPEPPGNGLGPGHAGQGHGESAAFSGGFHGASSYGPAGSLGPLPGSSGVGPGGVIRVPAHRPLPVPPPAGGATAVPGPSGLGGAGGLAGLTFPWMDSGRRFAKDRLTAALSPFSGTRRIGHPYQNRTPPKRKKPRTSFSRSQVLELERRFLRQKYLASAERAALAKALRMTDAQVKTWFQNRRTKWRRQTAEEREAERHRAGRLLLHLQQDALPRPLRPPLPPDPLCLHNSSLFALQNLQPWAEDNKVASVSGLASVV, from the exons ATGGAGCCAGCAGTGCTGGCCTCGCACAACCACCCTCACCACGAGCCAATCAGCTTCGGCATTGATCAGATCCTGAGCTGCCCAGAGCCCCCCGGGAACGGCCTAGGCCCGGGTCACGCGGGCCAGGGCCATGGGGAGAGTGCCGCGTTCTCGGGTGGGTTTCACGGAGCCTCAAGCTACGGCCCCGCGGGCTCTTTGGGCCCGCTACCTGGCAGCTCCGGCGTGGGTCCGGGCGGCGTGATCCGCGTCCCGGCGCACCGCCCGCTGCCAGTGCCGCCACCCGCGGGAGGTGCGACTGCGGTTCCTGGCCCCTCGGGCTTGGGCGGAGCCGGGGGCCTAGCGGGACTCACCTTCCCATGGATGGACAGCGGCCGCCGCTTTGCCAAGGACCGGCTCACGG CCGCGCTCTCGCCCTTCTCTGGGACGCGCCGCATCGGCCACCCCTACCAAAACCGGACCCCGCCGAAGCGGAAGAAGCCGCGCACGTCCTTCTCCCGCTCGCAGGTACTGGAGCTGGAGCGGCGCTTCCTGCGCCAGAAGTACCTGGCCTCCGCCGAGAGGGCGGCGCTGGCCAAGGCCTTGCGCATGACCGACGCTCAGGTCAAGACGTGGTTCCAGAACCGACGCACCAAGTGGCG GCGCCAGACGGCAGAGGAGCGCGAGGCGGAGCGGCACCGCGCCGGCCGGCTGCTCCTGCACCTGCAGCAGGACGCGCTACCGCGGCCGCTGCGGCCGCCGCTGCCCCCAGACCCGCTCTGCCTGCACAACTCGTCGCTCTTCGCTCTGCAGAACCTGCAGCCCTGGGCTGAGGACAACAAGGTGGCTTCCGTGTCCGGGCTAGCCTCGGTGGTGTGA
- the PCGF1 gene encoding polycomb group RING finger protein 1 isoform X1, producing MASPQGGQIAIAMRLRNQLQSVYKMDPLRNEEEVRVKIKDLNEHIVCCLCAGYFVDATTITECLHTFCKSCIVKYLQTSKYCPMCNIKIHETQPLLNLKLDRVMQDIVYKLVPGLQDSEEKRIREFYQSRGLDRVTQPSGEEPALSNLGLPFSSFDHSKAHYYRYDEQLSLCLERLSSGKDKSKSILQVSEDEGRASLRILTSAGHFPHTLCSLSSPLYPQNKYVRCSVRAEVRHLRRVLCHRLMLNPQHVQLLFDNEVLPDHMTMKQIWLSRWFGKPSPLLLQYSVKEKRR from the exons ATGGCGTCTCCTCAGGGGGGCCAGATTGCGATCGCGATGAGGCTTCGGAACCAGCTCCAGTCAGTATACAAGATGGATCCGCTACGGAACGAG GAGGAGGTCCGAGTAaagatcaaagatctaaatgagCACATCGTCTGCTGCCTGTGCGCTGGCTACTTCGTGGATGCTACCACCATCACAGAGTGTCTTCATACTT TCTGCAAGAGTTGTATTGTGAAGTACCTCCAAACCAGCAAGTATTGCCCCATGTGCAACATCAAGATCCATGAGACACAGCCACTGCTCAACCTCAAACTGGACCGGGTCATGCAGGACATCGTATACAAGCTAGTGCCTGGCTTGCAAGACA GTGAAGAGAAGCGGATTCGAGAATTCTACCAGTCCCGAGGGTTGGACCGAGTCACCCAGCCTAGTGGGGAAG AGCCAGCCCTGAGCAACCTCGGCCTTCCCTTCAGCAGCTTTGACCACTCTAAAGCCCATTACTATCGATATGATGAGCAGCTGAGCCTATGCCTAGAGCGGCTGAG TTCTGGCAAAGACAAGAGTAAAAGCATCCTGCAGGTGAGCGAGGATGAGGGGAGAGCCTCTCTAAGGATACTTACCTCCGCAGGGCACTTCCCTCACACactttgttctctttcctcccctctctacCCCCAGAACAAATATGTCCGATGTTCTGTTAGAGCTGAGGTTCGCCATCTCCGGAGGGTCTTATGTCATCGTTTGATGCTAAATCCCCAGCAT GTACAACTCCTTTTTGACAACGAAGTTCTCCCTGATCATATGACCATGAAGCAGATATGGCTGTCCCGCTGGTTCGGCAAG CCATCCCCTTTGCTTTTACAATACAGTGTGAAAGAGAAGAGGAGGTAG
- the PCGF1 gene encoding polycomb group RING finger protein 1 isoform X3 gives MMASWPREEEVRVKIKDLNEHIVCCLCAGYFVDATTITECLHTFCKSCIVKYLQTSKYCPMCNIKIHETQPLLNLKLDRVMQDIVYKLVPGLQDSEEKRIREFYQSRGLDRVTQPSGEEPALSNLGLPFSSFDHSKAHYYRYDEQLSLCLERLSSGKDKSKSILQNKYVRCSVRAEVRHLRRVLCHRLMLNPQHVQLLFDNEVLPDHMTMKQIWLSRWFGKPSPLLLQYSVKEKRR, from the exons ATGATGGCATCTTGGCCCAGGGAG GAGGAGGTCCGAGTAaagatcaaagatctaaatgagCACATCGTCTGCTGCCTGTGCGCTGGCTACTTCGTGGATGCTACCACCATCACAGAGTGTCTTCATACTT TCTGCAAGAGTTGTATTGTGAAGTACCTCCAAACCAGCAAGTATTGCCCCATGTGCAACATCAAGATCCATGAGACACAGCCACTGCTCAACCTCAAACTGGACCGGGTCATGCAGGACATCGTATACAAGCTAGTGCCTGGCTTGCAAGACA GTGAAGAGAAGCGGATTCGAGAATTCTACCAGTCCCGAGGGTTGGACCGAGTCACCCAGCCTAGTGGGGAAG AGCCAGCCCTGAGCAACCTCGGCCTTCCCTTCAGCAGCTTTGACCACTCTAAAGCCCATTACTATCGATATGATGAGCAGCTGAGCCTATGCCTAGAGCGGCTGAG TTCTGGCAAAGACAAGAGTAAAAGCATCCTGCAG AACAAATATGTCCGATGTTCTGTTAGAGCTGAGGTTCGCCATCTCCGGAGGGTCTTATGTCATCGTTTGATGCTAAATCCCCAGCAT GTACAACTCCTTTTTGACAACGAAGTTCTCCCTGATCATATGACCATGAAGCAGATATGGCTGTCCCGCTGGTTCGGCAAG CCATCCCCTTTGCTTTTACAATACAGTGTGAAAGAGAAGAGGAGGTAG